The proteins below are encoded in one region of Dethiobacter alkaliphilus AHT 1:
- a CDS encoding ABC transporter permease → MSKLWQSYRTLNRYALRVFRRNLAVFRSTWKTNIAFNFLEPLLYLAAMGWGLGAFVGEIDGMSYMQFIAPGIIASSAMWAASAECTYESYVRMHYQKIFHAITATPINLDEVVTGELLTGVFKSVLYGSVILLVIAVLGLVPSFFAVLIPLVLVLCGFVFAQLGMIWTGIVPKIDSFSYFFTLVVTPMFLFSGVFFPIDALPEAVQAAAWLLPLYHIVVLLRSLTMGAVSAALLIHALWLVTFIIVIFPLPQHLMQKRLIK, encoded by the coding sequence GTGAGTAAACTGTGGCAATCGTACCGGACTTTAAACAGATACGCCCTGCGCGTTTTCCGCCGCAACCTGGCGGTGTTTCGCTCCACCTGGAAAACCAATATTGCCTTTAACTTCCTGGAACCTTTGTTGTATCTGGCCGCCATGGGCTGGGGCCTGGGTGCGTTTGTAGGTGAGATTGACGGCATGTCCTATATGCAGTTTATCGCGCCGGGGATTATTGCCTCTTCTGCCATGTGGGCAGCCTCGGCGGAATGCACCTATGAATCGTATGTGCGTATGCATTACCAGAAGATTTTCCATGCCATCACTGCTACTCCCATCAACCTGGATGAGGTGGTAACCGGCGAGTTGTTAACCGGAGTATTTAAAAGTGTACTGTACGGTAGCGTAATATTGCTGGTTATTGCCGTGCTGGGTCTGGTTCCTTCTTTTTTTGCTGTTTTGATTCCCCTGGTCCTGGTGCTGTGCGGCTTTGTATTTGCCCAGCTGGGAATGATTTGGACAGGCATTGTCCCAAAGATTGATTCCTTTTCCTACTTCTTTACTTTGGTTGTAACACCCATGTTTCTCTTCTCCGGCGTTTTCTTTCCCATAGATGCCCTGCCGGAGGCGGTTCAGGCAGCGGCCTGGCTGCTGCCTTTGTATCATATCGTGGTACTTTTGCGCAGCCTGACCATGGGAGCTGTCTCCGCCGCGCTCTTGATTCATGCGCTTTGGCTGGTGACGTTCATTATCGTTATTTTTCCGCTTCCTCAGCACTTGATGCAAAAAAGACTTATAAAATAA
- a CDS encoding ABC transporter ATP-binding protein: MVANAVEAKQLQKYYGSLRAVDNIDFVISQGEYFGILGPNGAGKTTTVAMIYCFLPVDGGSLHVLNHNVEVDAREIKGKLGVVPQENNLDLELSVLENLIVYASYFGISRDKALPTALEQLKFFGLLAKKDVDVESLSGGMKRRLTIARAMMNKPEILILDEPTTGLDPEARHHIWQHLKSLKKNGLTLILTTHYLEEASQLCDRLIVMDGGKILEEGIPAELVNKHIGEQVIEAGLSPGLHTKLLALADEQIRGFMSIGETLYLHPKAEPETLLEVIKEFPAVETLVQRPANLEDVFLKLTGRRFGGGE; this comes from the coding sequence ATGGTGGCAAATGCTGTGGAAGCAAAACAACTGCAAAAATACTACGGTTCGCTGCGGGCAGTGGACAACATTGATTTTGTCATATCCCAGGGCGAATATTTCGGCATACTGGGGCCAAACGGCGCCGGAAAAACCACCACCGTGGCCATGATTTACTGTTTCCTTCCGGTAGATGGCGGCTCCCTGCATGTCCTTAACCACAATGTAGAGGTTGATGCCCGGGAGATTAAAGGAAAATTAGGCGTGGTTCCGCAGGAAAATAACCTGGATTTGGAGCTTTCCGTTTTAGAAAATTTAATCGTTTATGCCTCCTATTTTGGCATTTCCCGTGATAAGGCACTCCCAACAGCTCTGGAGCAGTTGAAATTTTTTGGCCTGCTGGCCAAAAAAGATGTGGATGTGGAGTCACTGTCAGGGGGGATGAAAAGGCGGCTCACCATTGCCCGGGCCATGATGAATAAGCCCGAAATTCTTATTCTGGATGAACCCACCACCGGGCTGGACCCGGAAGCAAGGCATCATATCTGGCAGCATTTGAAATCCTTAAAGAAAAACGGTCTCACCCTCATCCTAACCACCCACTACCTGGAGGAAGCCAGCCAGTTGTGCGACCGGCTGATTGTGATGGACGGCGGAAAAATTCTGGAAGAAGGAATACCGGCAGAGCTGGTAAATAAACATATCGGTGAACAGGTAATTGAAGCGGGACTGTCTCCAGGGCTTCACACAAAGCTGCTTGCTTTGGCCGATGAACAGATACGCGGCTTTATGTCTATTGGTGAGACACTGTATCTGCATCCCAAAGCAGAGCCGGAAACTCTGCTGGAGGTAATTAAAGAATTCCCTGCTGTAGAAACCCTGGTGCAGCGGCCGGCAAACCTGGAGGATGTGTTTTTGAAATTAACGGGCAGGAGGTTTGGCGGCGGTGAGTAA
- the tkt gene encoding transketolase — MKNVQQLAINTIRMLAVDAVEAANSGHPGLPMGGAPMAYKLWSDFMQHSPGDPAWPNRDRFVLSAGHGSMLLYALLHLFGYDLSLEELKNFRQWGSKTPGHPEYGHTVGVETTTGPLGQGFANAVGMAIAERRLAAEFNKPDFPLVDHYTYVYTGDGCMMEGITSEAASLAGHLGLGRLICLYDDNEITIDGGTEVAFTEDVAKRYEAYGWQVMKVSDGTDLEAIDEAIAAAKKDQQRPSLILVRTAIGHGSPNKQGKASAHGAPLGTDEVKLTKENLNWLLEPPFHVPDEVKEHFAGLQSGLEDNKRQWDRLFSEYRNKYPEDAARWDAWHTSDVPVELEADPALWEFDKPTATRAASGQIMQVLAKYLPNMAGGSADLNASTKTYLKGLGDFTADNRAGNNIYFGVREHAMGAIMSGMALHGGLRPYGSTFLAFFDYMKPAVRLAALMGIPVTYVYTHDSIGVGEDGPTHQPIEHLANMRSIPNLHVLRPADGKETAAAWLHAVKRSDGPVALVLTRQNLPQLEGTGLDAVKGGYIVSEEEGGAPDLILMASGSEVSLAVKAQKELQSQGVNARVVSMMSWELFQKQPESYRNEVLPPAITKRLAIETGHPMGWERYTGIEGDIIAIDHFGASAPGDILMEKFGFTLDNVVQRALRLLGR, encoded by the coding sequence ATGAAGAATGTACAGCAGTTAGCCATTAACACAATCCGCATGCTGGCGGTGGATGCGGTGGAAGCAGCCAATTCGGGGCATCCCGGTTTGCCGATGGGGGGGGCTCCCATGGCTTATAAACTCTGGTCGGACTTTATGCAGCACAGCCCCGGTGATCCGGCCTGGCCCAACCGTGACCGGTTTGTGCTCTCTGCGGGACACGGCTCCATGCTGCTCTATGCATTGCTCCATCTTTTCGGCTATGATCTGTCGCTGGAAGAGCTAAAGAACTTCCGGCAGTGGGGCAGCAAAACTCCGGGACACCCGGAATACGGGCATACGGTGGGGGTGGAGACCACCACCGGGCCGCTGGGTCAGGGCTTTGCCAACGCTGTGGGTATGGCCATTGCCGAACGCCGTTTAGCTGCAGAATTTAACAAGCCGGACTTTCCGCTGGTAGATCACTATACTTACGTTTATACCGGTGACGGTTGTATGATGGAGGGGATTACCTCCGAGGCAGCATCTTTGGCGGGCCATCTTGGGCTGGGTCGGTTGATTTGCCTCTACGATGATAACGAAATAACCATCGATGGAGGTACGGAAGTTGCCTTCACCGAAGATGTGGCCAAGCGTTATGAAGCTTATGGCTGGCAGGTAATGAAGGTATCCGACGGTACCGATCTGGAAGCCATTGATGAAGCCATTGCGGCAGCCAAAAAAGATCAACAACGTCCGTCCCTGATTCTGGTGCGCACCGCCATTGGTCATGGCAGTCCCAATAAACAGGGGAAAGCATCGGCCCATGGCGCTCCGCTGGGTACAGATGAAGTTAAGTTAACCAAGGAAAACCTGAACTGGCTCTTAGAACCCCCATTCCACGTACCTGACGAAGTAAAAGAACATTTTGCCGGCCTGCAAAGCGGCCTGGAAGATAACAAGCGGCAATGGGACAGGCTTTTTAGCGAATACCGCAATAAATACCCGGAAGATGCGGCCCGCTGGGATGCCTGGCATACAAGTGATGTTCCCGTTGAACTGGAAGCGGACCCGGCGCTTTGGGAATTCGATAAGCCCACTGCAACCAGGGCCGCTTCGGGCCAGATTATGCAGGTTCTGGCCAAGTACCTGCCCAACATGGCCGGCGGTTCCGCTGATTTAAATGCTTCCACCAAAACCTATCTAAAGGGGTTGGGGGATTTTACCGCGGACAACCGGGCCGGTAACAATATCTACTTTGGTGTGCGGGAACATGCCATGGGCGCCATTATGTCCGGCATGGCTTTGCACGGCGGCCTGCGCCCCTATGGTTCCACTTTTCTGGCATTCTTTGATTACATGAAACCTGCGGTACGCCTGGCGGCACTGATGGGTATTCCCGTTACCTATGTGTATACACACGACAGTATCGGAGTGGGAGAAGACGGGCCTACCCATCAACCCATTGAGCATCTGGCCAATATGCGCTCCATTCCCAATCTGCACGTGCTGCGCCCGGCCGACGGAAAGGAAACAGCGGCAGCCTGGCTGCATGCTGTAAAACGCTCCGACGGTCCGGTGGCTCTGGTCCTCACCCGGCAGAACCTGCCCCAACTGGAAGGCACCGGCCTGGATGCTGTCAAGGGAGGCTATATTGTCAGTGAGGAGGAAGGCGGAGCTCCCGATTTAATCCTGATGGCCTCCGGCTCAGAAGTGTCTTTGGCGGTCAAGGCGCAAAAAGAACTGCAAAGCCAAGGTGTAAACGCCCGGGTGGTCAGTATGATGAGTTGGGAACTGTTCCAAAAGCAGCCGGAGTCCTACCGCAATGAAGTCTTGCCGCCGGCCATTACGAAACGGTTGGCCATCGAAACCGGCCATCCCATGGGATGGGAGCGTTACACCGGTATCGAGGGAGATATCATAGCCATTGATCACTTCGGAGCCTCCGCCCCCGGTGATATCCTGATGGAGAAGTTTGGCTTTACCTTAGATAATGTGGTTCAGCGGGCATTGCGCTTGCTTGGCCGCTAA
- a CDS encoding FmdB family zinc ribbon protein, protein MPTYEFICKQCGHRFETQVPSADKKKVRCAKCESADLQEKFGINVSKGGAKESPCAQSDSCPSKRFGFG, encoded by the coding sequence GTGCCAACTTATGAATTTATCTGCAAACAGTGTGGACACCGCTTTGAAACTCAGGTGCCCAGTGCCGATAAGAAAAAGGTGCGCTGTGCTAAGTGTGAGAGCGCTGATTTGCAGGAAAAGTTCGGTATAAATGTAAGCAAGGGGGGCGCCAAAGAGAGCCCCTGTGCACAAAGCGATTCCTGCCCGTCCAAACGCTTCGGTTTTGGCTGA
- a CDS encoding multiheme c-type cytochrome, with protein sequence MAGSEKYCVDEAFLTSTHGELGCIACHGGENVEDKAEAHAGMIKYPSADAGGICQECHGDIASDFEKSIHYTIQGMRNALEDFTHPGVLDEDGGIREAFDNNCYKCHATCGSCHVSRPIAYSGGLHSQHTFTKTPPMEDTCYGCHGARNAGEFMGRVGYSSDVHYDNGMHCIDCHPVNNFHGSGEFEQNMWEADLPKCLDCHEEVYTDSDIQAHNVHEPDAMSCQVCHASANNNCFDCHATPQEDGSVAGTSDMRIMFKIGQNPNPTEQHPYRYMTIRHIPTTADTFRPMGAELPNFDEISNWKYSPTHNVQRSTIQNESCDSCHGNPFIFLREEDIRENDSQASREWVVTDIP encoded by the coding sequence TTGGCGGGCAGCGAAAAGTACTGTGTCGATGAAGCATTTTTGACTTCCACCCATGGTGAACTGGGCTGTATTGCCTGTCACGGTGGAGAAAATGTGGAAGACAAAGCTGAAGCACACGCCGGTATGATTAAGTATCCATCTGCCGATGCGGGTGGAATTTGTCAGGAATGTCACGGAGATATCGCTTCTGATTTTGAAAAATCCATTCATTACACCATTCAGGGCATGCGCAATGCATTGGAAGACTTTACTCACCCCGGTGTACTGGATGAAGATGGCGGAATCAGGGAGGCTTTTGACAACAATTGTTACAAGTGTCACGCAACATGTGGCTCCTGCCATGTGAGCCGTCCCATAGCATACTCCGGCGGTCTCCATTCACAACACACTTTTACTAAGACACCGCCTATGGAAGACACATGTTACGGCTGTCACGGCGCTAGAAATGCCGGAGAGTTCATGGGCCGGGTGGGGTATAGCAGCGACGTCCATTATGACAACGGTATGCACTGTATAGATTGTCATCCGGTGAATAATTTCCATGGCAGCGGTGAGTTTGAGCAGAATATGTGGGAAGCCGACCTGCCTAAATGTCTTGACTGTCACGAGGAAGTCTATACCGATTCAGACATTCAGGCCCATAATGTCCATGAGCCGGATGCCATGTCCTGTCAGGTATGTCACGCTTCGGCAAATAACAATTGCTTTGACTGCCATGCTACACCACAGGAAGACGGCAGTGTGGCCGGAACATCGGATATGCGCATTATGTTTAAAATCGGCCAGAACCCCAATCCCACCGAACAGCATCCTTACAGATATATGACCATCCGTCATATTCCCACCACTGCTGATACGTTTAGGCCCATGGGAGCGGAACTGCCAAACTTCGATGAAATCTCCAACTGGAAATATTCGCCCACCCATAACGTGCAACGCAGCACCATCCAAAATGAAAGTTGTGATTCCTGTCATGGCAACCCGTTTATTTTCCTGCGCGAAGAGGACATCCGTGAAAACGACAGCCAGGCCAGCCGGGAATGGGTTGTAACAGACATACCTTAG
- a CDS encoding rhodanese-like domain-containing protein: MKKTFKLLLVLLLVGVMAFGLVGCGNEENNNNEPVDIEDNDNNLEEEIALDPQEVVLEAAKAYFPKVADDNNIISSEDVKEALESNPDAMFILDIRSAEDFEEGHIAGAVHSGWGNVGEIMDRLPKNRPVVVACYSGQTAGQAVALLRMAGFDNAQSMLYGMRLGWEEEGFAKEGTGMVAAADLSAVTSPADEKEEILWEKAQAVFADIADGNRALFDPEELQAGLEENPNAFYVLDIRRGEDFEEGYIEHSVHSPWAQVGELLESLPTNRPVVVGCYSGQTAGQTVGVLRMLGLDARSLLYGVRDGWVERAELPLVTE; encoded by the coding sequence ATGAAAAAGACTTTTAAGTTATTGTTGGTTTTGCTATTAGTAGGTGTGATGGCATTTGGTTTAGTAGGCTGCGGCAACGAAGAAAATAATAACAATGAGCCGGTGGATATCGAAGATAATGACAATAATCTGGAAGAAGAAATTGCTCTTGACCCGCAGGAAGTAGTATTGGAAGCGGCCAAAGCATATTTTCCCAAAGTAGCTGATGATAACAACATCATTAGCTCCGAAGATGTAAAAGAAGCTCTGGAGTCAAATCCTGATGCCATGTTTATTCTTGATATTCGCAGCGCTGAAGACTTTGAAGAAGGTCATATTGCAGGAGCAGTCCACAGTGGCTGGGGTAATGTGGGAGAAATTATGGACCGTCTGCCCAAAAACAGGCCGGTTGTGGTTGCCTGCTACTCAGGCCAGACTGCAGGGCAGGCCGTTGCCTTGCTTCGCATGGCCGGTTTTGACAATGCACAATCCATGCTTTACGGTATGAGGCTTGGTTGGGAAGAAGAAGGATTTGCCAAAGAGGGCACAGGTATGGTAGCTGCTGCCGACCTGTCTGCTGTTACTTCCCCTGCCGATGAAAAAGAAGAAATTCTCTGGGAAAAAGCCCAGGCAGTATTTGCCGATATCGCAGACGGTAACCGGGCCTTGTTTGACCCGGAAGAATTGCAGGCCGGACTTGAAGAGAACCCCAATGCCTTCTATGTTCTTGATATCCGCAGAGGCGAAGACTTTGAAGAAGGTTACATCGAGCATTCTGTGCACAGCCCCTGGGCCCAGGTGGGTGAACTTCTTGAATCCCTGCCCACCAACCGCCCCGTAGTAGTAGGTTGCTACTCCGGTCAAACCGCCGGCCAGACCGTAGGCGTACTGCGCATGCTGGGTCTGGATGCCAGATCTCTTCTGTACGGCGTGCGTGACGGTTGGGTAGAAAGAGCAGAACTTCCTCTGGTAACTGAATAA
- a CDS encoding helix-turn-helix transcriptional regulator, giving the protein MLEKQLKKIRTKNKLTIEELSKACNLPLAYLKEVEEGKRELTSKALDYLLANLDLDEDIEALHFSTSGMGDKLRAMREEKGLTLEELGRHLDLSVTYLSEIELGERTPSIQTLQKISRYFNVPISLFLHTEGKLIATGKKIRMTRETKGMTQKQLANAAQISPGLVAQLETGKVQPSLKTIERISKALSVSVCYLILEQEDAEGIIAGITPELRELLFDPRVQMLIGHICTLDSEQLRLVLNFIHMLKEPALKEK; this is encoded by the coding sequence ATGCTGGAAAAACAACTAAAGAAAATCCGCACTAAAAATAAATTAACTATTGAGGAACTATCTAAAGCCTGCAACTTGCCTCTGGCATACCTAAAAGAAGTGGAAGAAGGAAAGCGTGAGCTCACCAGCAAAGCCCTGGATTATCTTCTTGCGAACCTTGACTTAGATGAAGATATTGAGGCCTTACACTTTAGCACATCCGGGATGGGTGATAAACTGCGGGCCATGAGGGAGGAAAAAGGGCTTACCCTGGAAGAGTTGGGCAGGCACCTTGACTTGTCTGTAACCTACTTAAGCGAAATCGAGTTGGGAGAAAGAACGCCTTCTATTCAGACGCTGCAGAAAATCAGCCGCTACTTCAATGTTCCCATAAGCTTGTTTCTCCATACCGAGGGCAAACTGATTGCCACGGGTAAAAAAATACGCATGACGCGGGAAACCAAAGGAATGACACAAAAGCAGCTGGCCAACGCAGCCCAGATTTCCCCAGGCCTTGTGGCTCAACTGGAAACAGGAAAAGTTCAGCCCTCATTAAAAACCATTGAACGCATTTCCAAAGCGCTAAGCGTATCTGTCTGCTATCTGATACTGGAGCAGGAAGACGCGGAAGGGATTATTGCCGGTATCACCCCCGAACTGCGTGAACTACTGTTTGACCCCCGCGTACAAATGCTCATCGGCCACATCTGCACATTAGACAGCGAGCAACTGCGGCTGGTTCTGAATTTTATTCATATGCTGAAGGAACCTGCTCTTAAAGAAAAATAA
- a CDS encoding dicarboxylate/amino acid:cation symporter, which translates to MDNPLNVLHPRSLKNLTIHMHSLIRSRLWLKILVAMFLGIMTGILLGPTTGLVPRETGAVIGSWLAMPGQIFLGMIQMIVVPLVFASIITGLAASEDMEQLSKMGTRLAFYFVATTVVAIVIGLMVALTIQPGLFIDGSTLEETMGAETPIDQEEMVDAPDFVGIPEVITSILPQNPLGAMVDREMFQIVLIAIIFGIALISTASTYAEPLLELLGAIQEVCMTIVRWAMLLAPFAVFGMLAQTTITTGIDALLGMAIYVLTVLLGLLILLGVYMLLVMVVGRKNPLEFFQAVREVVLLAFSTSSSAAVMPLSIQVAEEKLGVRPSTSQFLIPLGATINMNGTALYQGVAAIFLAQVFAVELTLASMLLIIVMTVGASIGSSATPGVGMVILASVLASVGIPPSGIALIIGVDRILDMSRTAINVMGDLTACLVMDRWVGGPNLEQ; encoded by the coding sequence ATGGACAATCCTTTAAATGTACTACATCCCCGTTCCTTAAAAAACCTTACTATCCACATGCATTCACTGATTAGGTCACGTTTGTGGCTGAAGATACTGGTAGCGATGTTTTTGGGTATTATGACCGGTATTTTGTTGGGGCCTACCACCGGTTTGGTACCCAGAGAGACCGGTGCCGTTATCGGCAGTTGGCTGGCCATGCCCGGGCAAATCTTTTTGGGCATGATTCAGATGATTGTGGTGCCCTTGGTGTTTGCCTCCATCATCACCGGACTGGCCGCCAGTGAAGATATGGAGCAGTTAAGTAAAATGGGTACAAGGCTGGCCTTTTATTTTGTTGCCACCACCGTTGTGGCCATTGTGATTGGCCTGATGGTGGCGTTAACCATCCAGCCCGGACTCTTTATTGACGGCTCGACGCTGGAAGAAACCATGGGAGCCGAAACTCCCATTGACCAGGAGGAAATGGTTGATGCTCCCGATTTTGTGGGCATTCCGGAAGTTATCACCAGCATTCTGCCCCAAAACCCGCTGGGGGCCATGGTGGATCGGGAAATGTTTCAGATAGTATTGATAGCAATAATCTTTGGCATTGCCCTGATATCCACCGCCTCCACCTACGCCGAGCCCCTTTTGGAGTTGCTTGGCGCCATTCAGGAGGTCTGTATGACCATTGTCCGCTGGGCAATGCTTCTGGCCCCGTTTGCCGTCTTTGGTATGCTGGCGCAAACCACCATCACCACCGGCATTGATGCCCTGTTGGGGATGGCCATTTATGTCCTCACGGTTCTTTTGGGCCTGTTAATTTTGCTGGGCGTCTACATGCTGCTGGTGATGGTGGTGGGGCGTAAAAATCCGCTGGAGTTTTTCCAGGCAGTGCGGGAAGTGGTGCTGCTGGCTTTTTCCACATCCAGTTCCGCTGCGGTTATGCCGTTATCCATCCAGGTGGCAGAAGAAAAACTGGGTGTGCGCCCTTCAACTTCCCAGTTTCTCATTCCTCTTGGCGCCACCATTAATATGAACGGTACCGCCCTCTATCAGGGTGTGGCCGCCATTTTCCTGGCACAGGTTTTTGCAGTTGAGCTGACCTTAGCTTCCATGCTGTTAATCATTGTGATGACCGTGGGTGCTTCCATTGGTTCATCCGCCACACCTGGTGTGGGCATGGTTATCCTGGCTTCGGTGTTGGCCAGTGTGGGGATTCCCCCCAGCGGCATTGCGCTCATCATCGGCGTGGATCGTATTCTTGATATGAGCAGAACCGCCATCAATGTGATGGGGGACCTGACCGCCTGCCTGGTAATGGACCGCTGGGTCGGAGGTCCCAATTTGGAGCAATAG
- a CDS encoding ABC transporter ATP-binding protein encodes MSEEYTLHVKEIHKSFGKTNVLRNVSLRVNKGESLGFLGPNGAGKTTLIRIILGLVRPDRGSIYLNGYSLRSNFKQAIKHVGAVVENPRFYEGLSAYKNLQLIHNLHPEVPVKRIGEALEMVGLSPRAEDKVGTFSLGMKQRLGLARALFTQPTIVFLDEPLNGLDPQGMMETRKMICNLQKEQGISFFITSHLLSEIEQVCDNIAVIKEGEIIRQGSLEKLLERNYEIVDVHTDDMAQTVPVLRQAGFVQHITVKKDHATVEIDCGGSVELNRHLVNKNIPVRYIVPRKTTLEQLFVELTQGGGETGEGPD; translated from the coding sequence ATGTCTGAGGAATACACCTTACATGTAAAAGAAATACATAAAAGTTTTGGGAAAACAAACGTTCTCCGGAATGTGTCGTTGCGGGTAAACAAGGGGGAGTCACTGGGTTTTTTAGGTCCCAACGGAGCCGGTAAAACCACTTTAATCCGCATCATTCTAGGGCTGGTCAGGCCTGATCGGGGCAGTATTTATCTAAACGGGTATTCGCTGCGCAGTAATTTTAAACAGGCGATTAAGCACGTAGGAGCTGTGGTGGAGAATCCCAGGTTTTATGAAGGTCTTTCAGCTTATAAAAACCTGCAGTTAATCCATAATCTCCATCCTGAAGTTCCTGTAAAAAGAATAGGGGAAGCGCTGGAAATGGTGGGGCTAAGCCCTCGGGCGGAAGATAAGGTAGGGACATTTTCCCTGGGGATGAAGCAGCGCCTGGGCCTGGCTCGCGCCCTTTTTACCCAACCCACCATTGTTTTTCTTGATGAACCGCTAAATGGCCTTGACCCCCAGGGTATGATGGAAACTCGCAAGATGATTTGTAACCTGCAGAAAGAACAGGGAATCTCTTTTTTTATTACCAGTCATTTGTTAAGTGAAATAGAACAGGTATGTGACAACATCGCTGTAATTAAAGAAGGGGAGATTATCCGTCAGGGCAGCCTGGAGAAGCTGTTGGAACGTAACTATGAAATTGTGGATGTGCACACAGACGACATGGCACAAACCGTACCCGTACTACGTCAGGCAGGCTTTGTTCAGCATATTACGGTGAAAAAGGACCACGCCACGGTGGAAATCGACTGTGGTGGTTCAGTAGAATTAAACAGACACCTTGTGAACAAAAACATACCGGTACGTTATATCGTTCCCAGAAAGACTACTTTGGAACAGCTGTTTGTGGAACTGACACAGGGGGGAGGGGAAACTGGTGAGGGGCCTGATTAA